One genomic region from Rosa rugosa chromosome 1, drRosRugo1.1, whole genome shotgun sequence encodes:
- the LOC133726310 gene encoding membrane-anchored ubiquitin-fold protein 2 isoform X2, whose amino-acid sequence MAGVQDQLEIKFRLSDGSDIGPKSFPAATSVSTLKESILAQWPKDKENGPRTVKDVKLISAGKILENNRTVGECQSPICDVPTTMHVVVQPPSSEKEKKMTSEPKQNKCVCVIL is encoded by the exons ATGGCTGGAGTGCAAGACCAATTGGAAATCAAGTTTCGGTTGAGTGATGGATCAGATATTGGCCCCAAAAGCTTTCCTGCTGCTACAAGTGTTTCGACCTTGAAAGAAAGTATTCTTGCGCAATGGCCTAAAG ACAAGGAGAATGGTCCAAGGACTGTTAAAGATGTCAAGCTGATAAGTGCAGGAAAGATATTGGAGAACAACAGAACAGTTGGGGAGTGCCAAAGCCCAATATGCGATGTTCCTACAACTATGCATGTCGTTGTTCAACCACCTTCTTCGGAGAAAG AAAAGAAAATGACAAGTGAACCGAAGCAGAACAAATGCGTCTGTGTTATATTATAA
- the LOC133726309 gene encoding proline--tRNA ligase, cytoplasmic-like, whose amino-acid sequence MADTGGIGLTKKKDENFGEWYSEVVVHGEMIEYYDISGCYILRPWTMAIWETMQAFFNAEIKKMKIKNCYFPLLVFPAVLEKEKDHIAESEVAWVTKYGKSDLKVPIAVRPTSETVMYPYYSEWIRGHRDLPLKLNQWCNVVRWEPSNPTPFIRSREFLWQEGHTAFATKEEADKEVLEILELYRRIYEEYLAIPVVKGKKSENEKFAGGLYTTSVEAFVPNTGRGIQGATSHYLGQNFAKMFDITYENEKGEKAMIWQNSWAYSTRTIGVMVMVHGDDKGLVLPPKVASTQAIVIPVPFKDADTQAIFDACSKTVEELSEAGFRVEADLRDNYSPEWKHSHWELKGVPLRIEIGLKDLEKKQVVCVRRDNSAKVDIPIVDLVKEVKDMLDKIQQNLFDVAKQKRDASVQVARTWDEFTVALSNKKLILAPWCDEQEAEEDVKARTKGEIGAAMSLCSPFDQPQLPEGTLCFASGKPAKKWTYWGRSY is encoded by the coding sequence ATGGCTGACACCGGTGGCATTGGTTTAACCAAGAAGAAGGATGAGAATTTTGGAGAGTGGTATTCGGAGGTTGTTGTTCACGGTGAGATGATTGAGTACTATGACATCTCAGGATGTTATATTTTGAGGCCATGGACAATGGCAATATGGGAGACCATGCAAGCATTCTTCAAtgcagaaataaaaaaaatgaagattaaaaaTTGCTACTTTCCTTTGTTAGTCTTCCCTGCTGTTCTGGAAAAAGAGAAGGATCATATAGCGGAGTCAGAGGTTGCTTGGGTCACAAAGTAtggaaaatctgatttgaaagtGCCTATTGCAGTCCGTCCGACAAGTGAGACTGTTATGTATCCTTATTACTCAGAGTGGATTAGGGGGCACCGTGACTTACCATTGAAGTTAAATCAGTGGTGTAATGTAGTTCGATGGGAGCCTAGCAATCCCACTCCATTTATCAGGAGTCGGGAGTTTCTTTGGCAAGAAGGCCACACAGCTTTTGCAACAAAGGAAGAGGCAGATAAAGAGGTCCTTGAGATATTGGAACTGTACAGAAGGATATATGAGGAATATTTGGCAATTCCAGTTGTGAAGGGAAAAAAGAGTGAGAATGAGAAATTTGCTGGTGGTCTTTACACCACAAGTGTGGAGGCTTTTGTTCCAAATACTGGCCGCGGCATACAAGGCGCCACTTCACATTATCTGGGTCAAAACTTTGCTAAAATGTTCGACATTACTTATGAGAATGAAAAGGGAGAAAAAGCAATGATTTGGCAAAACTCTTGGGCTTATAGTACTCGAACGATTGGAGTGATGGTAATGGTGCATGGAGATGACAAAGGCTTGGTATTGCCACCAAAGGTAGCATCTACCCAGGCCATTGTGATTCCAGTGCCTTTCAAGGACGCTGATACACAAGCCATATTTGATGCCTGCTCGAAAACTGTGGAGGAGTTGAGTGAAGCTGGATTTCGTGTTGAGGCTGATTTGAGGGACAACTACTCGCCTGAATGGAAGCATTCACACTGGGAATTGAAAGGTGTTCCTCTAAGGATTGAAATTGGACTAAAGGATTTGGAGAAGAAACAAGTAGTCTGTGTTCGGCGTGACAACTCTGCGAAAGTGGACATTCCTATAGTCGACTTGGTCAAGGAAGTGAAAGACATGCTTGATAAAATTCAACAAAATCTCTTTGATGTTGCAAAACAAAAACGAGATGCTTCTGTCCAGGTTGCCAGAACATGGGATGAATTCACGGTAGCCTTGAGCAACAAGAAATTGATCCTGGCTCCTTGGTGTGATGAACAGGAAGCAGAAGAGGATGTCAAAGCGAGAACAAAGGGTGAAATTGGAGCAGCAATGTCACTCTGCTCTCCCTTTGACCAGCCCCAACTCCCTGAAGGGACGCTTTGCTTTGCATCCGGAAAGCCAGCAAAAAAGTGGACCTACTGGGGGAGGAGCTACTAA
- the LOC133726310 gene encoding membrane-anchored ubiquitin-fold protein 2 isoform X1, which produces MAGVQDQLEIKFRLSDGSDIGPKSFPAATSVSTLKESILAQWPKDKENGPRTVKDVKLISAGKILENNRTVGECQSPICDVPTTMHVVVQPPSSEKAEKKMTSEPKQNKCVCVIL; this is translated from the exons ATGGCTGGAGTGCAAGACCAATTGGAAATCAAGTTTCGGTTGAGTGATGGATCAGATATTGGCCCCAAAAGCTTTCCTGCTGCTACAAGTGTTTCGACCTTGAAAGAAAGTATTCTTGCGCAATGGCCTAAAG ACAAGGAGAATGGTCCAAGGACTGTTAAAGATGTCAAGCTGATAAGTGCAGGAAAGATATTGGAGAACAACAGAACAGTTGGGGAGTGCCAAAGCCCAATATGCGATGTTCCTACAACTATGCATGTCGTTGTTCAACCACCTTCTTCGGAGAAAG CAGAAAAGAAAATGACAAGTGAACCGAAGCAGAACAAATGCGTCTGTGTTATATTATAA
- the LOC133733592 gene encoding F-box/kelch-repeat protein At3g06240-like, producing MTNKKKIKRVVKLPEDIIVEILLKLPFKYLIQCSCVSKKWRSLILFDPQFSKPHYKVASEQRSLGQSLLCVSRRSKFPLKWFEIPVYTSDPKFQSLEVLAGDHVPNSFLSFPLKEKKYGSLQLLGSCNGLVCLGELSAYERHYKNVCIWNPSTGFIRELPEWERKPQSLLDGVIAFASSGFGYVSATDDYKYVALANDIDCSDPQTLSRGPRLTSSR from the coding sequence ATGACgaacaagaagaagatcaaGCGCGTTGTCAAGCTCCCTGAAGACATTATTGTGGAaattctgttaaagttgccctTCAAATATTTGATCCAATGTAGTTGCGTTTCGAAAAAATGGCGTTCTTTAATATTATTTGACCCCCAGTTCTCCAAACCCCACTACAAAGTAGCATCCGAGCAGAGAAGCCTTGGTCAATCACTACTCTGTGTTTCCAGGCGAAGTAAATTTCCGTTAAAATGGTTTGAAATACCAGTCTACACTAGTGATCCAAAATTTCAATCCTTAGAGGTCTTGGCTGGTGACCATGTTCCTAATTCCTTTCTTTCCTTCCCactcaaggaaaaaaaatatggtTCTTTACAGCTACTGGGATCTTGCAATGGTTTGGTATGTTTAGGTGAATTGTCTGCGTACGAAAGACATTATAAAAACGTGTGTATCTGGAACCCTTCAACCGGATTCATCCGCGAATTGCCTGAATGGGAGAGGAAACCACAAAGTTTGCTGGATGGAGTGATAGCTTTTGCTAGTAGTGGTTTTGGTTATGTTTCCGCCACCGACGACTACAAATATGTTGCTTTAGCTAATGATATCGATTGCTCCGATCCACAAACACTATCAAGGGGACCAAGGCTGACATCTTCTCGTTGA
- the LOC133726308 gene encoding probable galacturonosyltransferase 14 isoform X2 — translation MQLHFSPSMRSITISSSNGFIDLMKIKVAARHISYRTVFHTILVLAFLLPFVFILTAVVTLEDCLGRRLGPRLLGRVDDSGRLVRDFYKILNQVNTEEIPAGLKLPNSFNKLVSEMKNNQYDARTFAFMLRAMMENFEKEIRESKFSELMNKHFAASSVPKGIHCLSLRLTDEYSSNAHARKQLPPPELLPLLSDNSYHHFILSTDNILAASVVVASAVQTSLKPEKIVFHVITDKKTYAGMHSWFALNPVSPAIVEVKGVHQFDWLTRENVPVLEAVENQNGIRDYYHGNHLAGANLSATTPRTFASKLQARSPKYISILNHLRIYLPELFPNLDKVVFLDDDVVIQRDLSSLWDIDLGGKVNGAVETCKGEDEWVMSKRFRNYFNFSHPLVAKNLDPEECAWAYGMNIFDLSAWRKTNIRETYHSWLKENLKSNLTIWKLGTLPPALIAFRGHVHSIDPSWHMLGLGYQNNTNIERVEKAAVIHYNGQSKPWLQIGFDHLRPFWTKYVNYSNDFVRNCHILES, via the exons ATGCAGCTTCACTTCTCGCCGAGCATGAGAAGCATAACGATCTCGAGCAGCAATGGGTTTATTGACTTGATGAAGATCAAGGTCGCAGCTCGTCACATCTCTTATAGAACAGTCTTCCACACCATTCTAGTCCTCGCTTTCTTGTTGCCCTTTGTCTTCATTCTCACTGCTGTTGTTACTCTTGAAG ATTGTTTAGGTAGGCGCTTGGGACCAAGGCTTCTTGGTAGGGTTGATGATTCAGGG AGACTGGTTAGAGACTTTTACAAGATTCTCAACCAAGTGAACACTGAAGAAATCCCAGCTGGTCTAAAGCTGCCAAATTCATTTAATAAACTTGTTTCTGAGATGAAGAACAACCAGTATGATGCAAGGACCTTTGCTTTCATGCTAAGAGCCATG ATGGAGAATTTTGAAAAGGAAATCAGAGAGTCTAAGTTTTCAGAGCTGATGAACAAACACTTTGCGGCAAGTTCTGTACCCAAAGGCATCCACTGTCTGTCTTTGCGTTTGACTGATGAATATTCATCCAATGCTCATGCCAGGAAGCAATTGCCTCCTCCAGAGTTACTTCCGTTACTCTCTGACAACTCTTACCACCACTTTATCCTATCAACTGATAACATCTTGGCTGCTTCAGTTGTTGTTGCATCTGCTGTCCAGACGTCTCTCAAACCTGAAAAGATAGTCTTCCATGTCATTACTGACAAGAAAACTTACGCTGGCATGCACTCATGGTTTGCACTAAACCCTGTCTCCCCTGCTATTGTTGAAGTGAAAGGTGTCCACCAGTTTGATTGGTTAACAAGAGAAAATGTTCCAGTCCTTGAAGCTGTTGAAAATCAAAATGGGATCAGGGATTATTACCATGGGAATCATCTTGCTGGGGCCAATCTCAGTGCTACAACTCCACGAACTTTCGCATCTAAATTGCAGGCTAGAAGTCCCAAATACATATCCATACTCAACCATCTTCGCATATATTTACCTGAG CTCTTCCCGAATCTTGACAAGGTGGTTTTCCTAGATGATGATGTTGTGATTCAGCGAGATTTATCGTCACTTTGGGACATTGACCTTGGGGGAAAGGTCAATGGAGCTGTTGAAACTTGTAAAGGTGAAGATGAGTGGGTAATGTCCAAGCGATTCAGGAACTACTTCAATTTTTCCCATCCCCTCGTAGCAAAGAATTTGGACCCTGAAGAATGTGCATGGGCTTATGGGATGAATATCTTTGATCTTAGTGCCTGGAGAAAGACAAATATAAGAGAGACTTATCATTCCTGGCTGAAAGAG AATCTGAAGTCAAACCTCACGATATGGAAGCTTGGAACCCTACCACCAGCTTTAATTGCATTTAGAGGTCATGTTCACTCAATTGATCCATCGTGGCACATGCTTGGATTGGGTTATCAAAATAACACCAATATTGAAAGGGTTGAGAAGGCTGCAGTTATCCACTATAATGGTCAGTCAAAACCCTGGTTGCAGATTGGCTTTGATCATCTTCGGCCATTCTGGACCAAATACGTCAATTACTCCAATGATTTTGTTAGGAACTGCCACATCTTGGAGTCATAG
- the LOC133726308 gene encoding probable galacturonosyltransferase 14 isoform X1 — MQLHFSPSMRSITISSSNGFIDLMKIKVAARHISYRTVFHTILVLAFLLPFVFILTAVVTLEGVNKCSSFDCLGRRLGPRLLGRVDDSGRLVRDFYKILNQVNTEEIPAGLKLPNSFNKLVSEMKNNQYDARTFAFMLRAMMENFEKEIRESKFSELMNKHFAASSVPKGIHCLSLRLTDEYSSNAHARKQLPPPELLPLLSDNSYHHFILSTDNILAASVVVASAVQTSLKPEKIVFHVITDKKTYAGMHSWFALNPVSPAIVEVKGVHQFDWLTRENVPVLEAVENQNGIRDYYHGNHLAGANLSATTPRTFASKLQARSPKYISILNHLRIYLPELFPNLDKVVFLDDDVVIQRDLSSLWDIDLGGKVNGAVETCKGEDEWVMSKRFRNYFNFSHPLVAKNLDPEECAWAYGMNIFDLSAWRKTNIRETYHSWLKENLKSNLTIWKLGTLPPALIAFRGHVHSIDPSWHMLGLGYQNNTNIERVEKAAVIHYNGQSKPWLQIGFDHLRPFWTKYVNYSNDFVRNCHILES, encoded by the exons ATGCAGCTTCACTTCTCGCCGAGCATGAGAAGCATAACGATCTCGAGCAGCAATGGGTTTATTGACTTGATGAAGATCAAGGTCGCAGCTCGTCACATCTCTTATAGAACAGTCTTCCACACCATTCTAGTCCTCGCTTTCTTGTTGCCCTTTGTCTTCATTCTCACTGCTGTTGTTACTCTTGAAGGTGTCAACAAGTGCTCCTCATTTG ATTGTTTAGGTAGGCGCTTGGGACCAAGGCTTCTTGGTAGGGTTGATGATTCAGGG AGACTGGTTAGAGACTTTTACAAGATTCTCAACCAAGTGAACACTGAAGAAATCCCAGCTGGTCTAAAGCTGCCAAATTCATTTAATAAACTTGTTTCTGAGATGAAGAACAACCAGTATGATGCAAGGACCTTTGCTTTCATGCTAAGAGCCATG ATGGAGAATTTTGAAAAGGAAATCAGAGAGTCTAAGTTTTCAGAGCTGATGAACAAACACTTTGCGGCAAGTTCTGTACCCAAAGGCATCCACTGTCTGTCTTTGCGTTTGACTGATGAATATTCATCCAATGCTCATGCCAGGAAGCAATTGCCTCCTCCAGAGTTACTTCCGTTACTCTCTGACAACTCTTACCACCACTTTATCCTATCAACTGATAACATCTTGGCTGCTTCAGTTGTTGTTGCATCTGCTGTCCAGACGTCTCTCAAACCTGAAAAGATAGTCTTCCATGTCATTACTGACAAGAAAACTTACGCTGGCATGCACTCATGGTTTGCACTAAACCCTGTCTCCCCTGCTATTGTTGAAGTGAAAGGTGTCCACCAGTTTGATTGGTTAACAAGAGAAAATGTTCCAGTCCTTGAAGCTGTTGAAAATCAAAATGGGATCAGGGATTATTACCATGGGAATCATCTTGCTGGGGCCAATCTCAGTGCTACAACTCCACGAACTTTCGCATCTAAATTGCAGGCTAGAAGTCCCAAATACATATCCATACTCAACCATCTTCGCATATATTTACCTGAG CTCTTCCCGAATCTTGACAAGGTGGTTTTCCTAGATGATGATGTTGTGATTCAGCGAGATTTATCGTCACTTTGGGACATTGACCTTGGGGGAAAGGTCAATGGAGCTGTTGAAACTTGTAAAGGTGAAGATGAGTGGGTAATGTCCAAGCGATTCAGGAACTACTTCAATTTTTCCCATCCCCTCGTAGCAAAGAATTTGGACCCTGAAGAATGTGCATGGGCTTATGGGATGAATATCTTTGATCTTAGTGCCTGGAGAAAGACAAATATAAGAGAGACTTATCATTCCTGGCTGAAAGAG AATCTGAAGTCAAACCTCACGATATGGAAGCTTGGAACCCTACCACCAGCTTTAATTGCATTTAGAGGTCATGTTCACTCAATTGATCCATCGTGGCACATGCTTGGATTGGGTTATCAAAATAACACCAATATTGAAAGGGTTGAGAAGGCTGCAGTTATCCACTATAATGGTCAGTCAAAACCCTGGTTGCAGATTGGCTTTGATCATCTTCGGCCATTCTGGACCAAATACGTCAATTACTCCAATGATTTTGTTAGGAACTGCCACATCTTGGAGTCATAG